One window from the genome of Pseudoliparis swirei isolate HS2019 ecotype Mariana Trench chromosome 24, NWPU_hadal_v1, whole genome shotgun sequence encodes:
- the LOC130189652 gene encoding voltage-dependent calcium channel gamma-1 subunit-like, with product MHKRTKIKIAIFVLIVGMACMFTAVVTDHWAVLSPPVDKVNQTCEAAHFGLWRLCKKQIYISSEHYLKGHGCGPISLPGVENCTYFRHFTPGLDTEIFEYKTQKEYNISAAAISIFSIAFMILGSLCLVGSYTGKGKGRDYLLKPAGMFFAFAGICAFISLEVMRQSVKRMIESEETIWIEYYYAWSFACACTGFILLFLTGIALLLLSMPQMPRNPWETCMDAEPDQVE from the exons ATGCACAAGCGCACAAAGATAAAGATTGCAATCTTCGTGCTAATAGTGGGCATGGCATGCATGTTCACCGCGGTGGTAACGGACCACTGGGCCGTGCTCAGCCCGCCGGTGGATAAAGTCAATCAGACCTGCGAGGCGGCCCACTTCGGCCTGTGGAGGCTGTGCAAGAAGCAAATCTACATCAGCTCGGAGCACTACTTGAAGGGGCACGGCTGCGGCCCCATCAGCCTGCCTGGAG TGGAAAACTGCACTTACTTCAGACACTTCACTCCAGGGCTGGATACCGAGATATTTgaatacaaaacacaaaaag agTACAACATCTCGGCCGCAGCCATCTCCATCTTCAGTATAGCCTTCATGATCCTGGGCTCTCTGTGCTTGGTGGGATCCTATACCGGTAAAGGCAAAGGAAGAGACTACCTCCTCAAACCTGCCGGCATGTTCTTTGCATTCGCAG GTATCTGTGCCTTCATCTCCCTGGAAGTGATGCGCCAGTCGGTGAAACGCATGATCGAGAGCGAGGAGACCATCTGGATCGAGTACTACTACGCCTGGTCCTTCGCTTGTGCCTGCACcggcttcatcctcctcttcctcaccggcatcgccctcctgctcctctccatgCCCCAGATGCCCAGGAACCCGTGGGAGACCTGCATGGACGCCGAGCCGGATCAAGTGGAGTGA
- the LOC130189649 gene encoding voltage-dependent calcium channel gamma-4 subunit-like, producing the protein MAWCERGIQTLLAIVGAFAAFSLMTIAIGTDYWLYSRAYICNTTNASAEDSEMQNKKVRGDLTHSGLWRICCIEGINKGSCFRINHFPGDNDYDTDSSEYILRAVRASSLFPILSTVLLMVGGLCVGVGRIYNNKNNILLTAGILFVAAGLSNIIGIIVYISSNAGDPSDKKDEDKKNHYSYGWSFYFGALSFIVAESVGVLAVNMYIEKNKETHFRAQRDLIKTTSSSSPYSRIPSYRYRRRRSRSSSRSSDPSREPSPVGMKMGGGSGRGGLSMGLPMGDISLYTLSRESMKGGSATGGPYSPERDFLQVHNCFHRDLKDGVNRRTTPV; encoded by the exons ATGGCATGGTGTGAGCGAGGGATTCAGACTCTGCTGGCCATCGTGGGCGCCTTCGCCGCCTTCAGTCTCATGACTATCGCCATTGGCACCGACTACTGGCTTTACTCCCGGGCGTACATCTGCAACACCACGAATGCCTCCGCGGAGGATTCCGAGATGCAAAACAAGAAAGTCAGAGGCGACCTGACGCACTCtgggctctggaggatctgctGTATCGAAG GTATCAACAAAGGAAGCTGTTTTCGGATCAATCATTTTCCAGGTGATAACGACTACGATACAGACAGCTCAGAGTACATCCTAC GTGCAGTGCGAGCATCGAGCCTGTTCCCTATTCTCAGCACCGTCCTGCTGATGGTGGGTGGCCTGTGTGTCGGAGTTGGACGCAtctacaacaacaagaacaacatcCTGTTGACTGCTGGCATcctgtttgtggctgcag GCCTGAGCAACATCATCGGCATCATCGTCTACATCTCCAGCAACGCCGGCGATCCCAGTGACAAGAAAGACGAGGACAAGAAGAACCACTACAGCTACGGCTGGTCTTTCTACTTCGGCGCGCTCTCCTTCATCGTGGCTGAATCCGTGGGTGTTCTCGCAGTCAACATGTATATCGAGAAAAACAAAGAGACGCACTTCCGAGCCCAACGCGACTTGATCAAAACCACCTCGTCTTCTTCGCCGTACTCTCGCATTCCAAGTTACCGCTACCGGCGGAGGCGCTCGCGCTCCAGTTCGAGGTCAAGTGACCCGTCCCGCGAGCCCTCCCCGGTGGGGATGAAGATGGGTGGAGGAAGTGGGAGAGGAGGGTTGAGCATGGGTTTGCCAATGGGGGATATTTCTCTGTACACCCTCAGCAGGGAGTCTATGAAGGGTGGAAGTGCGACTGGAGGGCCCTACAGTCCAGAGAGGGACTTTTTGCAAGTCCACAACTGCTTTCACAGAGATCTGAAAGATGGCGTGAACAGGAGGACCACGCCAGTATGA